A stretch of Mesorhizobium sp. M2A.F.Ca.ET.046.03.2.1 DNA encodes these proteins:
- a CDS encoding VOC family protein translates to MSGFAERRSVATVALVVGNYDEAVRWYVERLGFVLIEDVDLGGGKRWVTVAPAKGQGARLLLAEASGEEQASRIGNQTGGRVFLFLETDDFSRDHQAMLAKGVEFREAPRHEAYGTVAVFSDLHGNLWDLIEPKRQS, encoded by the coding sequence ATGAGCGGCTTTGCCGAACGCCGCAGCGTTGCGACCGTCGCGCTCGTCGTCGGCAATTACGACGAGGCGGTTCGCTGGTATGTCGAGCGGCTCGGCTTCGTGCTCATCGAGGATGTCGACCTTGGCGGCGGCAAGCGCTGGGTCACCGTCGCGCCGGCCAAGGGCCAGGGCGCGCGGCTGCTCCTGGCTGAAGCTTCCGGCGAGGAGCAGGCCAGCCGCATCGGCAACCAGACCGGCGGCCGGGTTTTTCTCTTTCTCGAGACCGACGATTTTTCCCGCGACCACCAGGCGATGCTGGCGAAAGGCGTCGAGTTCCGCGAGGCGCCGCGCCACGAAGCCTATGGCACGGTGGCGGTGTTCTCCGATCTTCATGGCAATCTCTGGGACCTGATCGAGCCGAAACGGCAGTCCTGA
- a CDS encoding DUF5131 family protein gives MAETSIEWTDATWNPVAGCTILTAGCMNCYAMRMAARLEAMGQEKYTGLTRKTGGRAKWTGKIHLDRKALSIPETWSKPRRVFVNSMSDLFHSDVPADFIADVWRVMADTPRHTYQILTKRPDRMIEIVPTLARLSNVWLGTSVEDSRVLHRIDELRQVPAAVRFISFEPLIGSVAGASLKDIQWAIVGGESGPKSRYMDPAWVDEIKSACRGAGTAFFFKQWGGKNKKAAGRLLNGQTYDEMPSEARISG, from the coding sequence ATGGCCGAGACATCAATCGAGTGGACCGACGCGACTTGGAACCCCGTAGCAGGCTGCACCATCCTGACCGCAGGCTGTATGAACTGCTATGCCATGCGGATGGCCGCGCGGCTCGAGGCAATGGGCCAAGAGAAATATACCGGCCTTACGCGAAAAACAGGCGGCCGGGCTAAATGGACAGGCAAGATCCACCTCGATCGCAAGGCTTTGTCGATACCAGAGACATGGTCGAAACCGCGCCGCGTGTTCGTCAACTCGATGTCGGATCTCTTCCATTCCGACGTCCCTGCCGATTTCATCGCTGACGTCTGGAGGGTGATGGCCGACACACCCCGGCACACCTATCAAATCCTTACGAAGCGACCGGATCGAATGATCGAAATCGTCCCAACGCTCGCCCGACTGTCCAACGTCTGGCTGGGCACTAGTGTAGAAGACAGTCGTGTCCTCCACCGCATCGACGAACTGCGGCAGGTGCCTGCCGCCGTCCGCTTCATATCGTTCGAACCCCTGATCGGAAGCGTCGCAGGCGCCAGCCTGAAGGACATCCAGTGGGCTATTGTAGGTGGCGAGAGCGGGCCGAAATCCCGCTACATGGATCCTGCATGGGTGGACGAAATCAAGTCCGCCTGCCGTGGCGCCGGGACGGCGTTCTTCTTCAAGCAATGGGGCGGAAAGAACAAGAAGGCTGCCGGTCGGCTGCTCAACGGCCAGACTTACGACGAGATGCCGTCTGAGGCCCGTATTTCCGGTTGA
- the tcmP gene encoding three-Cys-motif partner protein TcmP → MAGHKYGGPWSEVKLDAVEYYLRCYTKALTFARMDLWYIDAFAGSGDREAERQVGGIFEGRQIETVVETLDGSARRALKVTPPFQHCIFIEKDPERAAALKSVQDEFSQADIQVRKGNANEELLDIIGNAPWTSGSKSRSRGVVFLDPFSMQVEWSTLTALSKTECLDVWYLFNVSAVTRQLAHDFSGIGNKEAMLDRVLSPRWRELYAVQPEAISKQFDIFADGFGVVPASTQRIATKAQIDKWFEGLLRETFAFVSESLPIITPHQGHQFSLFLAVANRERKAIELAEKFVRHVNRKYGPQTASRRKSGR, encoded by the coding sequence AGGCGCTCACGTTCGCGCGAATGGACCTCTGGTATATCGATGCTTTCGCTGGCTCCGGAGACAGAGAAGCAGAGAGGCAAGTCGGCGGCATCTTTGAAGGCCGTCAAATCGAAACTGTTGTCGAGACACTGGACGGGTCGGCCCGGCGCGCACTTAAAGTAACGCCGCCGTTTCAGCACTGCATTTTCATCGAGAAGGATCCAGAACGCGCGGCGGCTCTTAAGTCGGTCCAGGATGAATTTTCTCAAGCCGACATTCAGGTCAGGAAGGGCAACGCCAATGAAGAACTGCTGGACATTATCGGCAACGCCCCTTGGACCAGCGGCTCAAAAAGCCGCTCGCGAGGTGTGGTTTTCCTCGACCCGTTTTCGATGCAAGTCGAGTGGTCGACGCTCACCGCGTTGAGCAAGACTGAGTGCCTTGACGTTTGGTATCTCTTCAACGTCTCTGCCGTCACGCGTCAGTTAGCACACGACTTCAGCGGCATCGGAAACAAAGAAGCGATGCTCGATCGCGTACTGAGCCCCCGTTGGCGCGAACTATACGCGGTGCAGCCGGAGGCAATTTCGAAGCAATTTGATATCTTCGCTGATGGTTTTGGGGTCGTGCCGGCTTCCACGCAGCGCATCGCGACCAAGGCTCAGATCGACAAATGGTTCGAAGGCCTGCTGCGAGAGACCTTCGCTTTCGTCTCAGAATCCCTGCCGATTATCACGCCGCATCAGGGGCACCAGTTTTCGCTGTTTCTGGCCGTGGCAAATCGAGAGCGGAAGGCTATCGAGCTCGCCGAGAAGTTCGTCCGCCACGTCAACCGGAAATACGGGCCTCAGACGGCATCTCGTCGTAAGTCTGGCCGTTGA
- a CDS encoding helix-turn-helix domain-containing protein: MGIQHSTHSPAVLTVSETAVYFRISRASVWRLLRTGQLKKVRIGGRTLVRRVDADAFLESCVGAA; encoded by the coding sequence ATGGGCATCCAGCACAGTACTCACTCCCCTGCAGTTCTGACGGTCAGCGAAACAGCGGTCTATTTTCGCATCAGCCGCGCGTCAGTTTGGCGGCTTCTCCGCACAGGCCAATTGAAGAAAGTTCGCATCGGCGGGCGGACGCTTGTCCGTCGCGTCGATGCCGACGCCTTCCTGGAAAGCTGCGTCGGTGCCGCATGA
- a CDS encoding YHYH domain-containing protein produces the protein MDAFAHSGGTDSNGCHTNHQTGEYHCH, from the coding sequence ATGGACGCTTTTGCGCATAGTGGCGGCACCGATTCGAATGGGTGCCACACTAATCACCAAACTGGTGAATATCATTGCCACTAG
- a CDS encoding DUF3987 domain-containing protein, with translation MTIPQKAFTAQPERPNWERARELARAPNVSDLDRLLAGGYATMLRPAAPPGATCTFWDRAKGGLVDRISDGKIPSQFKNGKWVGFKDWRNAPVAQADIVEWKHWTGPVNWCVVTGEIGVFDLDIKIGPTETGPAADRAGLFIAEIKTAIARAVGMTVERLPLRWRDNSTSCAVFVRLTKPFDKDNRPFVDPEGGKHAVEFLAAGQQVVVAGTHTSGAKLNCSLLDTPFSALPLLEPEDLDRAFDEISAAATRLGYAVPAPASKQKVAGATGAPYTSGDAVLRAVMARRSEWLPSVVPVVPGDHDEWRVSSADLDRDLEEDLSIYPDGIFDHGTERKHSPASLIREFGNIDEAGDITFGGSPIYGPDFAVVGEIGTDLRRPTEREALTWLCRQLAGDQFPEFGEGATWKSALPTVARAVGLRWTALVVARWFEYGVDDGPAGWGPEKLVEQADTLSAMEAINPAAFAQLDFWHEVDLRQIVGDRRAAVAAEAPEPAAPDPADDDLPEPLDIFAQNDPADLSTLPPNCLPEMLHRWVRSESRRKGTPESFAAIAAVAVASAAIGASARIQIRKFDTGFTQPAGLWACIIAAPGSAKSPIIKAAEKPLRNLDAEWHRVWKLEHDMWETANQAYKSRRKDALPPGTEPIQRRCVVDDVTLEKQVQLHAHNPRGLMRSPDELMSLFGSLGAYKRNGDGDRSQALRLFDGSAISVDRVNGGSIRADSALMTVLASSQPLKIAEMARNLGADGMLQRFTFILDDDVDRHGIDEPPDEEAAAAYARAIQMLASNQPTDGTPIRMASEAQIAFDAAAEQIARLKNAPGLSAAWQGHVAKFGMILPRIVLVFHGLEAAFRSSGSLPPTVSLGTVEKAVLFSRFVLRHSMAFYSRYFEPNTEAADARGVAGYLLTKPDRTTLSRRMIYDARTELRDRRRLFAAMAELETANWIAVSKRDQDGPSEWRVNARIHQRFESQAVREKAERASRRKAIAAAGEARKWLNSDKLSGGVSHDE, from the coding sequence GTGACCATACCCCAAAAAGCCTTCACCGCGCAACCCGAAAGGCCCAATTGGGAGCGAGCGCGCGAACTAGCTCGAGCACCGAACGTCAGCGATCTAGACCGGCTGTTGGCCGGTGGCTACGCCACGATGCTGCGGCCAGCCGCGCCCCCCGGAGCTACTTGCACATTTTGGGACCGGGCCAAGGGCGGCCTTGTCGATCGCATCAGCGACGGCAAAATCCCATCTCAATTCAAGAACGGGAAATGGGTCGGGTTCAAGGACTGGCGAAACGCGCCAGTCGCACAAGCCGACATAGTCGAATGGAAGCATTGGACAGGTCCGGTTAATTGGTGCGTCGTCACTGGTGAAATCGGGGTCTTCGATCTCGACATCAAAATCGGGCCGACGGAGACGGGACCGGCTGCCGATCGCGCCGGGCTGTTCATCGCCGAGATCAAAACGGCAATCGCGCGGGCAGTCGGCATGACAGTGGAGCGCCTTCCGTTACGGTGGCGCGACAACTCTACAAGCTGTGCCGTGTTCGTCCGACTGACCAAGCCGTTCGACAAGGACAATCGGCCATTCGTGGATCCGGAAGGAGGCAAACACGCCGTAGAATTTCTTGCTGCAGGCCAGCAAGTCGTCGTGGCTGGGACGCACACGTCGGGCGCCAAGCTCAACTGCTCTTTGCTAGACACGCCGTTCAGCGCCTTGCCGTTGCTCGAACCGGAAGACCTAGACCGCGCATTTGACGAGATATCCGCCGCGGCTACCCGTCTAGGCTACGCCGTTCCAGCTCCAGCTTCAAAGCAGAAGGTCGCAGGCGCCACAGGGGCGCCGTACACCTCGGGGGATGCCGTCTTGCGCGCGGTCATGGCCCGTCGATCGGAGTGGCTACCGTCGGTCGTCCCCGTGGTGCCGGGCGATCATGATGAGTGGCGTGTCTCTTCTGCCGATCTCGATCGCGACCTGGAGGAAGATTTGTCGATCTATCCTGACGGGATCTTCGACCACGGCACCGAGCGCAAGCATTCGCCTGCATCACTGATCCGCGAATTCGGTAACATCGATGAGGCCGGCGACATAACCTTCGGCGGATCGCCGATCTACGGGCCTGATTTTGCGGTCGTGGGCGAGATTGGCACAGACCTCAGGCGCCCGACCGAACGGGAGGCGTTGACGTGGCTCTGCCGCCAGTTGGCCGGAGACCAATTTCCCGAGTTCGGTGAAGGCGCGACGTGGAAATCAGCGTTGCCGACCGTCGCGCGTGCAGTTGGGCTACGCTGGACCGCGCTGGTGGTGGCCCGTTGGTTCGAATATGGCGTGGACGACGGTCCCGCAGGATGGGGACCGGAAAAGCTGGTCGAGCAGGCCGATACGCTGTCGGCCATGGAAGCAATAAATCCGGCTGCCTTTGCGCAGCTTGATTTCTGGCATGAAGTTGATCTTCGGCAGATCGTCGGCGACCGGCGCGCCGCTGTAGCCGCGGAAGCTCCCGAGCCGGCGGCACCTGATCCTGCCGACGACGATCTGCCGGAGCCGCTGGACATCTTTGCGCAGAACGATCCGGCGGACCTGTCGACCTTGCCGCCCAACTGCCTGCCTGAAATGCTCCATCGATGGGTTCGCAGCGAAAGCCGCCGTAAGGGCACACCGGAGAGCTTTGCTGCGATTGCCGCCGTTGCGGTCGCATCGGCCGCGATTGGAGCGTCCGCCAGGATCCAGATCCGCAAGTTCGATACCGGATTTACGCAGCCCGCGGGGCTGTGGGCCTGCATCATCGCGGCACCCGGCAGCGCGAAGTCGCCGATCATCAAGGCCGCCGAGAAGCCTCTGCGCAACCTCGATGCAGAGTGGCATCGCGTTTGGAAGCTCGAGCACGACATGTGGGAGACGGCCAACCAAGCATATAAGAGCCGGCGGAAAGATGCTCTGCCCCCTGGAACCGAACCTATCCAACGGCGGTGTGTGGTAGACGATGTGACGTTGGAGAAGCAGGTCCAACTGCACGCTCACAATCCGCGGGGGCTGATGCGCTCGCCTGACGAGCTCATGAGCCTCTTCGGGTCGTTGGGCGCGTACAAGCGGAACGGCGATGGCGATCGAAGTCAAGCGCTTCGCCTATTCGATGGCTCGGCAATTTCGGTCGATCGAGTAAACGGCGGCTCCATCCGCGCCGACAGTGCGCTGATGACCGTCCTCGCCAGTTCCCAGCCGCTGAAGATCGCCGAGATGGCCCGGAACCTTGGCGCCGATGGAATGCTTCAGCGCTTCACGTTCATCCTTGATGACGACGTCGACCGACACGGGATTGATGAACCGCCGGACGAAGAAGCGGCTGCGGCGTATGCGAGGGCCATCCAGATGCTGGCCTCGAACCAACCTACCGACGGAACACCGATCCGCATGGCTTCCGAAGCCCAAATTGCATTTGACGCTGCTGCCGAGCAGATCGCAAGGCTGAAGAACGCGCCCGGCCTGTCGGCCGCCTGGCAGGGGCATGTCGCAAAGTTCGGCATGATCCTGCCGCGCATCGTCCTTGTGTTTCACGGCCTCGAGGCGGCCTTTCGGTCGAGTGGTTCGCTCCCGCCGACGGTTTCGCTCGGCACGGTGGAAAAGGCCGTCTTATTCAGTCGCTTCGTGCTCCGGCATTCGATGGCGTTTTACTCGCGATATTTCGAGCCAAACACCGAGGCGGCGGACGCCCGTGGTGTGGCCGGGTATTTGCTGACCAAGCCGGATCGGACGACGTTGTCGCGCCGGATGATCTACGACGCGCGCACTGAACTCCGCGACCGGCGGCGCCTGTTTGCGGCAATGGCAGAGCTCGAAACAGCAAACTGGATCGCGGTCAGCAAGCGAGATCAGGATGGCCCATCTGAATGGCGCGTTAACGCCCGGATCCATCAGAGGTTTGAATCGCAAGCAGTGCGAGAGAAAGCAGAGCGCGCATCAAGGCGGAAGGCAATCGCTGCGGCCGGCGAAGCCCGTAAATGGTTAAATTCGGACAAATTGTCCGGTGGAGTCAGTCATGACGAGTGA
- a CDS encoding excalibur calcium-binding domain-containing protein: MAGVVGLVDKSRYDNRSNQWRKRGGAKRSRALRWASVPRRLIFVTVVAVGALAALTAMRHADSLHEINLQNLAGAKPEPITGVASVIDGDTIEVHGQRIRFNGIDAPESKQYCDDAKGFEYPCGRRSAEALDSFLAVSRPVQCTFVTWDRYRRFVGDCRRADGASVAAWMVEHGQALDWPRYSNGAFAGQQAKAQAAKVGLWVGKFEAPWDWRASHADGAAPAARQPLGIVSRKLVAQSGYSCEPRRTCKQISSCDEAQWYLQNCSWGGKLDRDNDGVACETLC, translated from the coding sequence ATGGCCGGGGTGGTCGGCCTAGTGGACAAATCTCGCTACGACAATCGGTCTAACCAATGGCGCAAGCGCGGCGGCGCGAAGCGGTCACGCGCGCTGCGGTGGGCGAGTGTACCGCGACGGCTGATCTTCGTGACGGTCGTCGCGGTGGGCGCCCTGGCCGCCCTGACTGCCATGAGGCACGCCGACAGCCTGCACGAGATCAATCTGCAAAACTTGGCCGGCGCCAAGCCCGAGCCGATCACCGGCGTCGCATCGGTTATCGACGGCGACACAATCGAGGTCCATGGGCAGCGGATCCGCTTCAACGGCATCGATGCGCCAGAGAGCAAGCAATACTGCGACGACGCCAAGGGGTTCGAATATCCCTGCGGACGGCGATCGGCCGAAGCGCTGGATAGCTTCCTGGCAGTCTCGAGGCCCGTGCAGTGCACGTTCGTCACATGGGATCGCTATCGCCGCTTTGTCGGCGACTGCCGGCGCGCCGACGGCGCCAGCGTGGCGGCGTGGATGGTCGAGCACGGCCAGGCACTCGATTGGCCGCGCTATAGCAATGGCGCCTTTGCCGGGCAGCAGGCGAAAGCCCAGGCGGCGAAGGTCGGCCTATGGGTCGGCAAATTCGAAGCGCCCTGGGACTGGCGCGCGTCGCACGCCGACGGCGCAGCGCCGGCGGCGCGCCAGCCGCTGGGCATCGTCAGCCGCAAGCTGGTCGCGCAGAGCGGCTATTCGTGCGAGCCGCGGCGGACGTGCAAGCAGATCAGTTCCTGCGATGAGGCCCAATGGTATCTGCAGAACTGCTCATGGGGCGGCAAGCTGGATCGGGACAACGACGGCGTGGCGTGCGAGACGCTGTGCTGA
- a CDS encoding fimbrial protein, whose protein sequence is MARPVAEEDEEKPLDPAAENVRRKLVRFMIVNLGLLFLALMVVIGALVYKARNAPVAGSAPAGDVQVPAGASLSGDIVLPVGAKVVSQSLSGNRLSIDTELADGSRSIFVYDIAERRIIGQFAIRNK, encoded by the coding sequence ATGGCCCGGCCGGTCGCCGAAGAAGATGAGGAAAAGCCGCTCGACCCCGCGGCCGAGAATGTGCGCCGCAAGCTCGTCCGCTTCATGATCGTCAATCTCGGCCTTCTGTTCCTCGCCCTTATGGTGGTGATCGGCGCGCTTGTCTACAAAGCCCGCAACGCACCGGTGGCCGGATCAGCGCCTGCCGGCGATGTCCAGGTTCCGGCCGGCGCGTCGCTCTCCGGCGACATCGTGCTTCCCGTCGGCGCCAAGGTGGTCAGCCAGTCGCTCTCCGGCAACCGCCTGTCGATCGACACCGAGCTTGCCGACGGCAGCCGGTCGATCTTCGTCTACGACATCGCCGAGCGCCGCATCATCGGCCAGTTCGCGATTCGCAACAAATGA
- a CDS encoding RNA ligase family protein, with the protein MRKPAGGDRLSFIPPMEPKLFRVPPKGDDWIHEVKQDGYRTQVIKDRDGIRLFTKRGYDWTGRFAELAGEARAINAESFILEGETIKINATGLADFNALQKAVGTGRARDIYLVAFDLIHLNGKDLRDDPVERRREILQGLIPAGNRIQFSEAMPGTGDAVFHLVDMAGVEGMVSKRKGSRYRSGPTTDWHKVKCFQSKTLDIIGVQRDPGQAVRVLMADKGRYVGAAIVNFKHDQRQRLWEQVQGLTGAPPPKELKKEKAQWLRPGLVGEVETLKGEEKLRHASLKRAWRQ; encoded by the coding sequence ATGCGTAAGCCTGCCGGCGGGGACCGGTTATCCTTCATCCCGCCCATGGAACCGAAGCTTTTCCGAGTCCCTCCGAAGGGCGACGACTGGATTCACGAGGTCAAGCAGGACGGCTATCGGACGCAGGTGATCAAAGACCGCGACGGGATTCGACTGTTCACCAAGCGCGGCTATGACTGGACCGGCCGCTTCGCGGAGCTCGCGGGCGAGGCCAGAGCGATCAATGCCGAGAGCTTCATCCTCGAGGGCGAGACCATCAAGATCAATGCCACCGGCCTGGCCGACTTCAACGCGCTTCAGAAAGCCGTCGGCACCGGCCGTGCTCGTGACATCTACCTGGTCGCCTTCGACCTTATCCACCTCAACGGCAAAGACCTACGCGACGACCCGGTGGAGCGGCGCCGCGAGATCCTTCAGGGCTTGATCCCGGCCGGAAACCGGATCCAGTTCAGCGAGGCCATGCCGGGCACCGGCGACGCGGTTTTCCACCTGGTCGACATGGCGGGCGTAGAGGGCATGGTTTCGAAACGGAAGGGCAGCCGCTATCGCAGCGGCCCAACGACGGATTGGCACAAGGTGAAGTGTTTCCAATCGAAGACGCTGGACATCATCGGCGTCCAGCGCGACCCTGGCCAGGCTGTACGTGTGCTGATGGCGGACAAGGGCCGGTACGTCGGCGCGGCGATCGTCAACTTTAAGCACGACCAGCGGCAGCGCCTTTGGGAGCAGGTGCAGGGCCTGACCGGCGCGCCGCCGCCCAAGGAACTGAAGAAGGAAAAGGCGCAGTGGCTGAGGCCCGGCCTGGTGGGCGAGGTCGAGACGCTCAAGGGCGAGGAAAAGCTGCGCCACGCCTCGCTGAAACGAGCATGGAGACAATGA
- a CDS encoding helix-turn-helix domain-containing protein, whose amino-acid sequence MTVREAATRAKRSTSWIREWIACGQLHAERRGGGRLYVDQADVDEIVAKTARRRPRLPVPYLRLVVDNTQ is encoded by the coding sequence ATGACCGTGAGAGAAGCCGCGACACGTGCCAAACGCTCGACGAGTTGGATCCGGGAGTGGATCGCTTGCGGGCAATTGCACGCCGAGCGTCGTGGCGGCGGCCGGCTTTATGTTGACCAAGCTGACGTCGATGAGATCGTTGCGAAGACGGCCCGCCGGCGCCCGCGGCTGCCCGTCCCGTATCTGCGCTTGGTTGTCGACAACACCCAGTAA
- a CDS encoding MucR family transcriptional regulator, translating into MPEENENAQSRLIELTADIVSAYVSNNPVPVGSLPDLIASVNSSLATIGGPAAPETPAQAPAVNPKRSVFPDCIICLEDGKRFKSLKRHLGTHYGLTPDEYREKWGLARDYPMVAPNYAEQRSALAKASGLGRKATKKSPAKSRKRTA; encoded by the coding sequence ATGCCGGAAGAGAATGAGAACGCCCAAAGCCGGTTGATCGAGCTCACCGCCGACATCGTGTCGGCCTACGTCAGCAACAACCCTGTGCCGGTTGGCTCTCTCCCGGATCTAATTGCGAGCGTGAATTCGTCACTGGCGACGATCGGAGGACCTGCCGCGCCCGAGACGCCGGCCCAGGCGCCCGCGGTCAATCCGAAGCGGTCGGTGTTCCCCGACTGCATCATCTGCCTCGAGGACGGAAAGAGGTTCAAATCGCTGAAGCGCCATCTCGGGACGCACTACGGCCTGACGCCCGACGAGTACCGCGAGAAGTGGGGCCTGGCGCGCGACTATCCTATGGTGGCGCCGAACTATGCAGAGCAGCGGTCAGCGCTGGCAAAGGCGAGCGGATTGGGTCGCAAGGCGACCAAGAAGTCACCGGCGAAGTCGAGAAAACGGACTGCTTGA
- a CDS encoding DUF3606 domain-containing protein, whose translation MADDKSKRGARDRDRVSAEEDYEVRHFANKVGLTVQQVRDLIKQHGNDRKTLEREAEKLRG comes from the coding sequence ATGGCAGACGACAAAAGCAAGCGCGGCGCCCGCGACCGTGATCGGGTCTCAGCGGAAGAGGACTACGAAGTCCGACACTTCGCCAACAAGGTCGGTCTTACGGTCCAACAGGTGCGTGATCTGATCAAGCAACATGGGAACGACCGGAAGACGCTGGAACGCGAAGCGGAGAAGCTTCGAGGATGA
- a CDS encoding RluA family pseudouridine synthase — MSAHNEETPILIEDESADEESGEAVALEAGADAAGQRLDQWLAARLGPELSRSRVQALIKQGAVSIAGKPVLETKRKLIAGERIEILVPAPEPAEPQGEDIPLDILYEDDELIVINKPAGLVVHPGAGNWTGTLVNALIHHCGDSLSGIGGVKRPGIVHRLDKETSGVMVVAKTDRAHKALSEAFADHGRTGDLERAYLALVWGIPQRPTGTIDAHLGRAADRVRRAVVPEGRDDARHAVTHFSVVERFGEGQQAFATASLVECRLETGRTHQIRVHMAHIGHPVVGDPDYGQAFRTKANRLPEPLKTKVKAFPRQALHAWLLEFEHPTTHLTMRFEAPIPGDMEELVVDFRKL, encoded by the coding sequence ATGAGCGCTCATAACGAAGAGACCCCGATATTGATAGAGGACGAATCGGCGGACGAGGAATCCGGCGAAGCCGTCGCGCTCGAAGCCGGCGCCGACGCCGCCGGGCAGCGCCTCGACCAGTGGCTCGCCGCCAGGCTCGGGCCGGAGCTTTCGCGCAGCCGCGTGCAGGCGCTGATCAAACAGGGGGCTGTCTCCATCGCCGGCAAGCCGGTGCTGGAAACCAAGCGCAAGCTGATCGCCGGTGAGCGGATCGAGATTCTGGTGCCCGCGCCCGAGCCGGCCGAACCGCAAGGCGAGGACATTCCCCTCGACATCCTCTACGAGGACGACGAGCTGATCGTGATCAACAAGCCGGCGGGGCTGGTCGTGCATCCCGGCGCCGGCAACTGGACCGGCACGCTGGTCAATGCGCTGATCCATCATTGCGGCGACAGCCTGTCCGGCATCGGCGGCGTCAAACGGCCTGGTATCGTCCACCGGTTGGACAAGGAAACCAGCGGCGTCATGGTGGTGGCCAAGACCGACCGGGCGCATAAGGCCCTGTCGGAAGCCTTTGCCGATCACGGCCGCACCGGCGATCTCGAACGCGCCTATCTGGCGCTGGTCTGGGGCATTCCGCAGCGGCCGACCGGCACGATCGACGCCCATCTCGGCCGAGCCGCCGACCGCGTCCGCCGTGCCGTCGTTCCCGAGGGCCGCGACGATGCCCGCCATGCCGTCACTCATTTCAGCGTCGTCGAGCGCTTCGGCGAAGGACAGCAGGCTTTCGCCACCGCGAGCCTCGTCGAATGCCGGCTGGAGACCGGCCGCACCCACCAGATCCGCGTCCACATGGCCCATATCGGCCATCCGGTTGTCGGCGATCCGGACTACGGCCAGGCGTTCCGCACCAAAGCCAACCGGCTGCCGGAACCCTTGAAAACCAAGGTCAAAGCCTTTCCACGGCAGGCCCTGCATGCCTGGCTCCTTGAATTCGAGCACCCGACCACCCATCTAACGATGAGGTTCGAAGCGCCGATACCGGGAGACATGGAGGAACTCGTCGTCGACTTCCGAAAACTTTGA